Part of the Triticum aestivum cultivar Chinese Spring chromosome 4D, IWGSC CS RefSeq v2.1, whole genome shotgun sequence genome is shown below.
ctaaaataaatggtttattgaatctcgatcgtagtgatacacatgttcatgccaaaagatataagatagtaatgatagtaccacatacttgtggcactgccatttgagtcatattggtataaaacgcatgaagaagctccatgttgatggatctttggactcactcgtttttgaaaagtttgagacatgcgaaccatgtctattggtttatacacatgaagaaactccatacagatggatcatttggactcacttgattttgaatcacttgagacatgcaaatcataccacatgggcaagatgactgaaaggcttcattttcagtaagatgaaacaagagagcaacttgttggaagtaatacatttgatgtgtgcagtccaatgagtgctgaggcatgcagtggatatcgttatgttcttacttcacagatgatttgagtagatgctgagtatatttacttgatgaaacaccaagtctgaattattgaaaggttcaagtaatttcagagtgaagttgaagatcgtcgtgacaagaggacaaaatgtctgtgatatgatcatagagatgaatatctgagttacgagtttggcacacaattacgacattgtggaaattgtttcacaactaataccgcctggaacaccatagtgtgatggtgtgtccgaacatcataactgcaccctaaggatatggtgcataccatgatgtctcttatcaaattacactatcgtttatgggttaggcattagagacaatcgcattcactttaaatagggcaccacgcaattccgttgagacgacaccgtatgaactatggttgagagaaacctaagctgtcgtttcttaaaagtttggggctgcgacgcttatgtgaaaaagtttcacgctgataagctcgaacccaaagcggataaatgcatcttcatagaatacccaaaacagttgggtaaacCTCCTATTtcagaagcaaaagtgattgtttctagaaacgggtcctttctcgaggaaaagtttctctcgaaagaattgagtgggaggatggtggagacttgatgaggttattgaaccatgacttcaactagtgtgtagcagggcacaggaagttgttcctgtggcacctacaccaattgaagtggaagcttatgatagtgatcatgaaacttcggatcaagtcactaccaaacctcgtaggtcgacaaggatgcgtactacttcagagtggtacataatcctgtcttggaagtcatgttactagacaacaatgagcctatgagctatggagaagcgatggtgggcccggattccgatgaatggctcgaggccataaaatccgagagaggatccatagactttggaagaactacttgatggtcgtaaggctgttgggtgcagatggattttaaagggaaaacggacaatgatggtaagtatcaccattaagaaagctcgacttgtcgttaagatgttttccaacaagttcaaggagttgtctacgatgagactttctcactcgtagcgatgctaagagtctgttggaattatattagcagttactgcattatttatgaaatcttgcagataggatgtcaaagcattgtttcctcgacgatcttcttgaggaaaggttgtatgtgatacaaccagaaggttttgtcaatcctgaaagatgctaacaagtatgcaaagctccagcaatccttctaaggactggagtaagcatctcggagttggaatgtacgctttgatgagatgatcaaagattttgggtttttacaaagtttatgagaaacttgtaattccaaagaagtgagtgggagcactatagaatttttgatgagtatatgttgttaacatattgttgatcagaaatgatgtagaatttctggaaagcatacagggttatttgaaaagtgtttttcaatggaaaacctggattaagctacttgaacattgagcatcaagatctataaggatagatcaaaaaacgcttaatagtactttcaaatgaatacataccgtgacaagattttgaaggagttcaaaatagatcagcaaagaaggagttcttggctgtgttacaaggtgtgagtattgagtaagactcaagacctgaccacggcagaagagagagaaaggacgaaggtcgtcccctatgctttagacgtaggctctaccgtgtgctatgctgtgtaccgcacctgaagtgtgccttgccatgagtcagtcaaggggtacaagagtgatccaggaatggatcacatgacagcggtcgaacttatccttagtaactagtgtactaaggaattttctcgattatggaggtggtaaaagagttcgtcgtaaagggttacgtcgatgcaaactttgacactaatccggatgactctgagtagtaaaccagattcgtatagtagatcagttatttggaatagctccaagtagcgcgtggtagccgcatctacaagatgacatagagatttgtaaagtacacacggatctaaaaggttcagacccgttgactaataacctctctcacaagcgagatatgaactaaccccatgggtgttggattcgttacaatcacatagtgatgtgaactagattattgactctagtgcaagtgggagactgttggaaatatgccctagaggcaataataaaatggttattattgtatttccttgttcatgataattttctatcgttcatgctataattgtattaactggaaaccgtaatacatgtgtgaatacacagaccacgacatgtccctagtaagcctctagttcactagctcgttgatcaatagatggttatggtttcctgaccatggacattggatgtcattgataacgggatcacatcattaggagaatgatgtgatggacaagacccaatcctaagcatagcacaagatcgtgtagttcgtttgctaagagcttttctaatgtcaagtatcatttccttagaccatgagattgtgcaactcaaggataccgtaggaatgctttgggtgtaccaaacgtcacaacgtaactgggtggctataaaggtacactacaggtatctccgaaagtgtctgttgggttggtacaaatcgagactgggatttgtcactccgtatgacggagaggtatctctgggcccactcggtaatgcatcatcataatgatctcaatgtgactaagtagttagtcacgggatcatacattacggaacgagtaaagtgacttgccggtaacgagattgaacgaggtattgggataccggcgatcgaatctcgggcaagtaacataccgattgacaaagggaattgtatacgggattgattgaatccccgacatcgtggttcatccgatgagatcatcgtggaacatgtgggagccaacatgggtatccagatcccgctgttggttattggccggagaacgtctcggtcatgtctgcatggttcccgaacccgtagggtctacacacttaaggttcgatgatgctagggttataggaaatagatatacgtggttaccgaatgttgttcagaatcccggatgagatcctggacgtcacgaggagttccggaatggtccgaaggtaaagaataatatataggaagtgaggttttggccaccggaagagtttcgggcgtcaccgataatgtaccgggaccaccggagggttccgggggtccaccgggaggggccaccagccccggaggcttgcatgggccaagagtgggaagggaccagcccctgagtgggctggtgcgcctcccaccagggcccaaggcgcagcttggaggggaaagggggaaaccctaggcgtagatgggcctaaggcccaccctagggcgcgcccccctctctccccctcttggccgccccccctccatcccatctagggctgccgcccccctaggggtgggaaccctagagggggcgcaccctcctcccctcctcctataaatagtggggtttttggggctgcagaagacacgagtctccctctctcttggcgcagccctacctctctccctcctcatctctcgcagtgcttagcgaagccctgctggagtgccacgctcctccatcaccaccatgccgttgtgctgctgctggacggagtcttccccaacctctccctctctccttgctggatcaaggcacgggggacgtcaccgggctgcatgtgtgttgaacgcggaggcaccgttgttcggtgcttagatcggattcggccgcgatctgaatcgcttcgtgtacgactccaccgaccgcgttcttgcaacgcttccgcatcgcgatcttcaagggtacaaagatgcactcccctctctctcgttgctagttaatccatagattgatcttggtgatgcgtagaaaattttgaatttctgctacgttccccaacagtcgccttgcggggcgacgttcttcacgtagaagtacgacttctgccagcgcttcaccgactggatcagcgtgatgacggggaaggggttgtcggctaccggcctccgcatcgcgatgaaggcgccgctctgagccggcacgccctgcatgcgggtgccgagcttggtttggaagaattccccccagagctcgagggtggggagaacgccaagaaagtcttcgcacagagtgacgaatgcggacagcagcaccaccgtgttcggagtgaggtggtgcggctggagttgatagaactcAAGAAAGGAACGGAAGAAGGcactcgccggcaggccgaggccgcgcaggaagtgcgagcggaagattacccgctcgccttcctccggcgccagcgtgatctccttctccggcgcgagacggacccgcacctggtccttgccgggcaaccgccgcgtcttgcagaggaagtcgatgtggtccatatggacgttggagccgtcccagtccccgccgtactgcatgatggcgagaagctggcgagaaagggtgcggcggcggagagagcacggccccgcggcggcgaagctgcggggtggTGCGAAGTTTGGTGGGACGATGCGGCGGCGAGACGCTGCTGCGAtgaaaaggagaaggaagaagatggcggagaggagaggagcgtgcgagcgtctgccgcttcccctcccccccctacttatagcctcgtgcggcgaagcagaggaggcgaggcgtggggaggaacgtgggattaaccgcgcccactcccccacgtcccgcgattattgcgccctaacggcgtgcggaaaccgccgccggaaggcgtgcagacagctttgggccacagagaatctgcgcctgggcctaggcgtaggagtggtgggcccctggcctgcggcgacgtcctgtcgcgcgcgtgggttggcaggctttttttagccggaggatgccacgtggttcgtgggcggcaagcggccggcccgcagcccggcgcgcgtgccaacagactcccgccttccgactttagaaatttcgccaagacggcgcgcccaaccgaagccggctcccagctgctggctcgtcaagataagaagctgaccgagcttctcgacctcctctcagcctcgaagcccaaccagcttcggggactactgtcggagtaaatggccacgggtagcctaaccgactccccctggctcttcaaaaaattatcaggccattcgagccttcaagtatccagagcatggggccgccttcctctggccggctatccccagggccgactaccagaaggcgacccggcctcagaaaccttcccaaggaaagctacgagatggccgactccaggaagccggccccaagaggaccgactcccagaagccggccatgaagagggccgactcccagaagccggccaagactgcacccaccaagactgcatccacataacggtgataagacggggcgtggccgcagtacagcccactacccccgaatcccgaaacaggcatggccacagggcgccgcacgggccagccatctcccgtccggcgcgacactgtagccatgttgacctcgatgtcacccacgacaggcgccagtactgCCCGCGGGCGATGGACCCCTTTAGCcaaagagacgctcgaaggcggcccggcctcccctagtcggccgggggcgtagccgactcccaatagccggctacctccctccctcgaaacatgtgcctcattaaggagacaagacaaggtgacgctacagtgagagcccgcaagacggcggcactgtagccacgcttacctcgacaaagccctcgtcatcagaggcgaggcaacagtaaccagccgccgacaaggcccccaagcggtggggtcggcctgtcggccaagaggccggcagctggcgggacccaccagtcggcgggccccaatgaccggcggagaagcggggagcacagacactgacggctgggacccgcgcccagccggattaccattgtacccctgggggtaggcctatataaaccccccgggacacccatgcaaagggttgatctcatagagtttcacacaccacatagagagaaaaggagagccggccatgcccttcttcttcccctagccaaacagctcaagaagcacttgtagctacttgtattgatctagtgatcatgcggagaccccgcagagcaggactaggggtgttatctccacggagagctccgaacctgggtaagatccgccgacgtgcatgtcttcaccttattccgtTTTCAGACACCGAtaatgttttactggctcccacaatgataaaccATCCCTTGGGATATGTCGCACAACCATAGCAGACTCACATTCGATAGACGTCCCTGTCAGACTTTTTCCCAATTCCACGCTGCAACATCcactgtgtgtgtgtgtttgccaGCGACAAAGTTGCTAGGAAGACCCGGCGAGTCTTTCTTCGGTCCACACGAGCCTTTATCCCCTTCCTTGCTTTTCTCACCCGCGTCCCACCGAAGCACCGGCGGAAATTCTCCTCTCGtcgccttcgccttcgccgtcgtcgTCTCTCTTCCGCTCTACTTGCCTCGGCTGTTCTCACAGTCTACTTCAGGTCCTTCTTGCTGCCGGAGAAAAAGTTGAGGATCTGCGAGATGGGTTCTGCTCGCCCCGGAATTCTCGGCGCATCGTAGAACCCGCGGGCGTTCTTGGGCCGCCACCAGTCCTGAAATGGAGGAAGAGGGCGCCCCGGCGCTGCGCGTGATCCGGAGCTCCATCGACGCGCTGGGGCGAGGGTTCGATGCCACCCACGACACCAGGCTGCTCTACTGCAAGGGGTCTCGCCTCGTCGACGTCGACGATGGCGAGCTGAGCTCCAGGGATCTGGTCATGCCTGACGGGCTGACTGTCCCCGGTGTGCCCAAGGATGTCGACTGCTCCGGTGAGAGTGGGGTTGGTGTACCGGAGACCGCTGGCCCGTGCGCCTTCCACGAGGTGCCGACGACTGACACTGTTCATTGTGTTTTGTCTCTGAATTTGGTCGTTTGTCTTTTGTTAATTCATCGCTAGCTGCTTGATTAACTGCATGCTGTTTCTAAACTGTTCTTCGTATCCTGGTAGTGTCAGGACATAACCGGATGCACGCACATGCTATGTAGGAGTACAACTGTACAAGCTGTGCCAATTCCAGTTTTGAACTACCGCATACTTGTTTCATAGCTTTCAGCTGAGCGGCTGACCCGACGCTACTGACGGATAAGCCAAGGTTAATAGTTGGTCTAATTCCGCGATAAAAGAGCTTTGTTTCCAAACAGATTTGTCCATCTGTAATGGAGATCACATTGGTGGGGATATAGGCCGATACATCTCCAGCTTGTGTTTCAATCACGGGTAACGCAGTGGAGCTACCTGCACCTGTCTGGTCTGATCATTTAGCGGCTCAGCTCTTTCTAACCGACGGGAATGTAaatagaaaaaatctccaaaacctGTAGATTCGCATGAAGTTCCGTTAGTAGTTTAGGTCGGGATGAAGTACCTTTGTCCTCTGCAAAGATCATAAGATCCGATGGAGTTGGATTGATTTCTCACATCTACTAGATCAGAGATCAGAGTCAGGGTAGCTCGTAAGTGAGCCTAAGTAAGCAGTGTGGTTCGAGCGGATCAGTCACTGCTGAGTTCTGCTTTCCTCACAGAGTTGGTTTTAGCTGGAACCACGctcttgccttcttcttgtgtcCCTTGATTATTGATCTGACAAGTTAGGTTAGAGAATACTGGTGCCTTTTGATCCACCCTTAGGTTTTAAAAACAAGACAGACCTTCATGAAGATCTTATATTTTTGAATAAGATGGACATTTCCACATTAAGGTGAAATTACATATGAGGAAAATAATCCTGGACTAGGAAAGCTGCCCTTGTGTGGTAGAACGAGGTCTTCCACCGGGCGGTCAGCCAAGTACTGAAGCCCCTATCTTGATATAGAATAGAAGTGAGTTCACACTAAAAAtagaagatgccctatgatttttTAGCCCTGCTATCAATCACTTCGGTTAAGGGATCGAAATATTATGATCTGAAATAGAGATTTGAGATGTTCTAACTTTTTAATGAATCGGgtgtatatagacacgttttattgtgcttgttcactcatttcagtctgtatttagttcatattgaaatatccaaaacatcttatatttgtgaacggaggaagTAATACTTTAGTACACATATTTCTTTGAGGCTGTTTACTTCTAATTGCCTCATCGGCACTTGTTTGATTATAAATTACTATTAATTGTGGCACTAACAAATTGTTTTTGGTCTGACATCAACTCAGTTAATTATCATCTTGCTTCATGCGGTCTTCAGTCTCACGCGTTCTGTTTTACTTTTGTTTCCGAGGGACTGTAGATGGCTGGGTATTTCAGCAAAAAAGCCCAGCTTGCAGGAGATATACCTCTTGGAAGCTTTAATTCAGCATATAGCTTTACTGGATCCAAGAGATTTGATGCCATGGCTACCAAAAGTCTCGGGATGGAAGGCAAGaccattcctttatataaggtccAACTTGTGCGACAGCCTTTGTCAGTGGTAGAGGAAGTTAAGCATGCAGTGCCTCACTCATGGGAACCATCATCTCTCGCAAGGTAAACAAACACATGCAGGTTGCTCTAAAAAAAGGAAGGCCCTTAACAGTGTTTTGTGATATAGCTCACCACTGATGCCCAATGGCAGGTCCTTAACAGTGTTGAGCTTTTAACAGGTTCATCCAGAATTACGGAACGCATGTCATAACATCCATTACCATTGGCGGGAAGGATTTGATTTACATCAAGCAGCATCCGTCATCATCACTTTCCGTAGTGGAAATTAAAAATTATATACACGATCTTGGACATCAGAGGTTTACTGAAAATGAAATCCATACAGGCTCAGGCCCTATAAGATCAATGAATAAGGTTTGGTTTTCTTTAGTTAGATTCATCCACATTATAAGTTAAATCTTATTGTACTTCAGTTATGATTTTGGGTCAGGAAAGAGAAAATCTTGGGTTCAACAGCCAAGGAGTATATCCACAACCTCCAAGTACACCATATATTGCTGCAAAAGAGGCAAGTACATGCCACCCTAATTAATATTCCCATGCTGCATTTTCTTTATGTTTTGATAATGCTGATTGTGAATGATCTTTTGTTAAGTCTCTCTCAATAAAGTACAAAGGGGTGCTTATCTGATATCAGAGTTTGAGCTAGCACATAATGCCTGACTTCCTCTGGTTATACAATGTCCTGTAGGAGTTTAATTTTTGTTTGATCAAAATCCTCACAATCAGCCATTGAAATTGTGAATATCCTTTTGATATTTGATAAATACAAATTGCCAGCAGTTCACTCGGTATCATGGTATGTGGATTTAGTAATAACGTGTCCCTTGCACTCCACTATTGCACTATGTACCCAGTCATCATCAATATGCTGTTACCATTGTTTTGTAGCTACTTGACTGTAAACCATTACAGTTCACATGTAGATTGGATTCCCTTCATATAATTTTTGCTAGATGAACTTCCAGAAAGCAGATGCTTTATTTTCTAGGCTAAATTGGCTCCAGGACACTGTGCTTGGTAAGCATTTTCTGAAATGCACTGCATGACTGAATGTGTTGATGTGCACTGCAATTTTATGGTCATTTTCTAGAACAAActatgcctgcaaatctctgtctagTATttcctagtactccctctgtttctaaatacaagacatttagagattccaatacggactacatacggatgtatatagacgtattttagagtgtagattcactcattttgctctgtatgtagtccgtattggaatctctaaaaaggcttatatttagaaacagagggggTACATGAGTGAACAAACCAGTTGACCTTGCCAGTCATTTCTTTCCGTGTATCATTATTTTATCCCTTAAGTAATGTTGTGCGACAAACTGAAACTCTTGAACCTTCCAACGAATTATCCTGCAGGATGTCACTGTGATTTTCAGAAGGAGAGGAGGAGATGATTTAGTTCAAAGTCATTCTGAGTGGGCAAGAACTGTTAACTCAGCGCCTGATGTTATACATATGACCCTTTTCCCTATAACGACTCTGTTGGAAGCAGCCATCCCTGGAAAAGACCATCTCATCCGGGCGATCAACCTTTATCTAGAATGTAAACATTACCTTCATATATATTTATGTTTTGAGTGAGTATCTTCACAAAATATTGTTTAGATGTCCTGCTTGCATGCATGAACTTTCCATAGAAATTCTATGGGGATAATAGAAATCTCTattcaagaacaataaaatatgtaTAACAAATGATGGTCCATCGACTGCATATTTGTATATCTGGACCAATCCGCCATTCTTTTGATCCAAAAGTTTGCTATTGTAATGAAGCTATAGAATGTTTGCAAAATCAGGAGCGTTGTTGTTATATTTTGTTTAAATTTAATTATTCTCTAGAAATAATGATATTTTGATGCGATCATTAACCATTTCTTTTCTTAGATAAACCTCCAATTGAGGAGCTGCGTTACTTCCTAGAGTTCCAGCTTCCCAGAGTTTGGGCACCAATTCGTGATGAGCACCCTCTCCATCAAAGGAAAGAACCTGTGTGCCCATCCTTGCAGTTCAGCTTGATGGGGAAAAAGCTGTACATCAGCCAAGAACAGGTACTTGGCTAGCACTGTGATCTCTATTGACTTCATCAGAAGCTTATTGATGCATGCATGCCATTGTTATCTTAGTCAATTAGACATCAAATTAACAAGTGAGTAACAAATATACTATTACGATAAACTTTGTCCTTTGTGCCAATATTGCTTTAGTATCGAGCTTACTTTTTCTATAATAACTTTACTAGGTAGTCATACCTTCCGATACAACCGTATCTTTGGAAATTTATCCACCAGAAAATACAGTGTATTATTGCCTGAATTCCAGTGGCTAATATAACTAATCTCTATGCAACTCTGCTGTAATTAGAGAAGATGGTTAATGGACACATAAAAGtaagtgctctctctctctctccatgcaTGAACATTGTAATGTTCGAGAGACAACGCCGTTTTACAATTTTAATTTGTGCCTATACATAGAGGACAACCAAACGACACAAGTGGAACTGGAATTACCAGAAGTCACCTTCAATCAATTTGTCGAGCAGCTCGGATCCTTGCATCCTCTGTCCAGTGCTCTCTCTCCATGGATTTGTTGCAGGACCTGAAAGGCGTTATGTGTTTTATGAGTGATTTAGAATGTTGCTGACCAAGTTTACGTACATGCCCCAAAGTTGTGGTCATGAGTCATGCCATCTCCATTAAATATGAAACATTATGTCAACAAACCACCAGCTAAAAACTGGTACACGTATCTGCATACTAGTCTCCAGACCATTGCAATACCTGCACAACTTCTCCCACAGTGCCCCTTTAGGCATCGGTCACGTATCATATCATGTCATATCTTTTCAGGTGTCAGTGGGTCGCAAGCCAATAACTGGCCTAAGGTTATGCTTGGAAGGTGCTAAGCAGAACAGGCTATGCATCCAACTGCAGCATCTAGCATCTCTTCCAAAGATCCTCAAGCCTTACTGGGATGCACACATCACGatcggtgcggcaaaatggcaggGGCCAGAGGAGCAGGACAGCCGCTGGTTCGAGCCTGTGAAGTGGAATAGCTTCTCCCACGTCAGCACAGCTCCAGTTGAGCACTACGAGGTGCTCATCGGGGATGCCTCCGGCGTGTACATTGTCACCGGAGCACAGCTCGGGGTGTGGGACTTCGGTTTGAAGAACGTCCTGTACATGAAGCTTCTCTACTCGAGGGTCCCCGGTTGCACCACCCGGAGATCGCTCTGGGATCACAGCCCTGCCGCCGCCAGCAGCCATCCGACGGTTGGTCCTTCTAACATCACGTATCTGGACCCGGGGGGTTCTGGCGCAGGCTCGAGCGATGCAGGGAAGTTTATGAAGATCGTGGACAGGTCGGAGCTGTGCAAAGGCCCCGACGACATGCCGGGGCACTGGCTGGTGACCGGCGGGAAGCTTGGCGTTGAAAAGGGGAGGATTGTTCTGAGAGTGAAGTATTCCTTGCTGAATTACTGACAGCGTTATCTGTGTTGTTGAAAACTTCGGAGTGCAGCATATGGTGTTGTAAGTGCAGCTGCAGTTGTGATTCCCTTTTCTTGTTTTGGTAGTCAAGTGATAGATTTATCTGGTACGTAGCTGTTTGCAGCCGATCGCTGTTCCTATAGTTTTT
Proteins encoded:
- the LOC123096488 gene encoding MACPF domain-containing protein CAD1: MEEEGAPALRVIRSSIDALGRGFDATHDTRLLYCKGSRLVDVDDGELSSRDLVMPDGLTVPGVPKDVDCSGESGVGVPETAGPCAFHEMAGYFSKKAQLAGDIPLGSFNSAYSFTGSKRFDAMATKSLGMEGKTIPLYKVQLVRQPLSVVEEVKHAVPHSWEPSSLARFIQNYGTHVITSITIGGKDLIYIKQHPSSSLSVVEIKNYIHDLGHQRFTENEIHTGSGPIRSMNKERENLGFNSQGVYPQPPSTPYIAAKEDVTVIFRRRGGDDLVQSHSEWARTVNSAPDVIHMTLFPITTLLEAAIPGKDHLIRAINLYLEYKPPIEELRYFLEFQLPRVWAPIRDEHPLHQRKEPVCPSLQFSLMGKKLYISQEQVSVGRKPITGLRLCLEGAKQNRLCIQLQHLASLPKILKPYWDAHITIGAAKWQGPEEQDSRWFEPVKWNSFSHVSTAPVEHYEVLIGDASGVYIVTGAQLGVWDFGLKNVLYMKLLYSRVPGCTTRRSLWDHSPAAASSHPTVGPSNITYLDPGGSGAGSSDAGKFMKIVDRSELCKGPDDMPGHWLVTGGKLGVEKGRIVLRVKYSLLNY